The Myxococcota bacterium genome window below encodes:
- a CDS encoding DUF6010 family protein translates to MHTPPPLQLVDAIAPALAGVVFVLAMSFVCEPARRSLNAVLVAGASGVYMSGGFGVFELAYAAAGAAVGYLALGSYRWIAIGWLMHAGWDVLHHLYGNPIWPFMPTSSFGCLVFDATIALWFLAGAPSLVSQRRAESARVQ, encoded by the coding sequence ATGCACACGCCCCCACCGCTCCAGCTTGTCGACGCGATCGCCCCGGCCCTCGCCGGCGTGGTGTTCGTGCTGGCCATGTCGTTCGTGTGCGAGCCCGCCCGCCGCAGCCTGAACGCCGTGCTCGTCGCGGGCGCGAGCGGCGTGTACATGAGCGGGGGCTTCGGCGTCTTCGAGCTCGCGTACGCCGCGGCGGGCGCCGCCGTCGGCTACCTGGCGCTGGGCTCGTACCGCTGGATCGCGATCGGCTGGCTCATGCACGCGGGCTGGGACGTGCTGCACCACCTGTACGGGAATCCGATCTGGCCGTTCATGCCCACGTCGTCGTTCGGGTGCCTGGTGTTCGACGCCACGATCGCGCTCTGGTTCCTGGCCGGCGCGCCGTCGCTGGTGAGTCAGAGACGCGCGGAGTCGGCGCGCGTGCAGTGA